In Rhodothermia bacterium, a single genomic region encodes these proteins:
- a CDS encoding serine hydroxymethyltransferase, which yields MQYLPLHDPEVFAAIGQEVDRQNNGVELIASENFVSPAVLEAAGSVLTNKYAEGLPGKRYYGGCQYVDVVEDLARKRAKQLFGADWVNVQPHSGASANAAVYLSLLQPGDTLLGLDLAHGGHLTHGSPANFSGITYNAVFYGVEKEGPLAGRIDMNKVREKALAVRPKMISIGASAYTRDFDYATFREIADEVGAFLWMDMAHTAGLIAAGLLKNPLPHAHVVTTTTHKTLRGPRGGMILIGQDHENTLGKTAPKTGRLKMLSELMDSAVFPGTQGGPLMHIIAAKAVAFKEALEPTFKTYSEQVIRNAQAMANAFLEKGYNLVSGGTDNHLMLIDLRNKNITGKQAEEVLGKAEITVNKNMVPYDTQSPFVTSGIRIGTPAMTTRGLSEEDFVHLVNLIDRVLSDPTNEGIQHSVRSEIHDFCNRFPLYDLAAL from the coding sequence AGTAGATCGCCAAAACAATGGGGTGGAACTCATTGCCTCCGAGAATTTTGTTTCGCCAGCCGTTCTTGAGGCGGCAGGATCGGTTTTGACCAATAAATACGCCGAGGGATTACCCGGAAAACGGTACTACGGCGGGTGTCAGTATGTGGATGTGGTGGAGGACTTGGCCCGTAAGCGGGCAAAACAACTCTTTGGCGCAGACTGGGTGAACGTGCAACCGCACTCTGGCGCCTCGGCAAATGCGGCAGTGTACCTCTCGCTACTCCAACCCGGCGATACCTTGCTCGGCTTAGACTTGGCACATGGCGGACACCTTACACACGGAAGCCCCGCAAACTTTTCGGGGATTACCTATAATGCCGTTTTTTATGGCGTAGAAAAAGAGGGGCCTTTGGCCGGACGCATAGACATGAACAAGGTGCGCGAAAAAGCTCTTGCGGTGCGCCCTAAGATGATCTCGATTGGAGCCAGTGCCTATACCCGTGATTTTGACTATGCCACCTTCCGTGAAATTGCGGATGAAGTGGGCGCATTCCTCTGGATGGATATGGCGCATACTGCGGGGCTAATTGCTGCTGGACTGCTCAAAAACCCGCTGCCTCATGCACATGTTGTCACCACAACCACGCACAAAACATTGCGTGGGCCGCGTGGTGGGATGATTCTCATCGGGCAAGACCATGAAAACACGTTGGGCAAAACCGCTCCAAAAACGGGACGACTGAAGATGCTTTCGGAGTTGATGGACTCGGCGGTGTTCCCCGGTACACAAGGTGGGCCGTTGATGCACATCATTGCCGCTAAAGCCGTGGCCTTCAAAGAAGCACTTGAACCAACATTCAAAACGTATAGCGAGCAGGTGATCCGAAATGCCCAAGCAATGGCCAATGCCTTCCTCGAAAAAGGATATAACTTGGTGTCTGGCGGAACAGATAACCACTTGATGTTAATTGACTTACGCAATAAAAATATTACTGGAAAACAAGCAGAAGAAGTCTTGGGCAAGGCCGAGATTACGGTGAACAAAAATATGGTTCCCTATGATACCCAAAGCCCATTTGTTACGTCCGGTATTCGGATTGGTACTCCAGCTATGACCACGCGAGGACTTTCGGAAGAGGATTTTGTGCATTTGGTGAACCTCATAGATCGGGTGCTTTCCGACCCAACGAATGAGGGCATACAGCATTCCGTCCGCTCAGAAATACACGATTTTTGCAACCGCTTCCCTCTTTACGATTTAGCGGCACTCTGA
- a CDS encoding NAD(P)H-hydrate dehydratase codes for MIPILSSAAMQAADVATINEFGITGFTLMESAGRAIASRVIAQFQPKQVNILCGKGNNGGDGLVIARNLVAHGIRTRVIFVGKLEEASAEVRQNLLLLAEIQQKDSEAPLHFWYYPGIELLFGLPKPDLWVDALLGTGLNSEVREPYAEVIKWLNQQQEPIVSVDVPSGLDATTGTSKGIAIRATKTFTIAAYKTGIWLGDGRTYAGKVEVVEMGIPNHILREQVNNEDSAWLPTDQWVYRLLPTRSHLDHKYRIGYLMTLAGSPEMTGAATLCTWAAERVGAGGVICATSAASQAILARKFTTAMTLALPEAQDGGLDAAGLDVVQSRLEKARAMLVGPGLGRTASTKQFVRYWLTQYQDPMVIDADALIALAENPNLITKHAQGKWVLTPHWGEFKTLIGKPDLDEAERFTLVRKYAKEWNCVILLKGFPGLVAAPDGRVSINPTGNPAAASAGTGDVLAGCVAGLLAQGLTPFEAAVCGYFLAGKASDRYIKRNAMAGMIASDLLEELPRVLYELQTPST; via the coding sequence ATGATCCCCATTCTTTCTTCGGCTGCCATGCAAGCCGCAGACGTGGCAACCATCAACGAATTTGGCATTACCGGTTTTACCCTTATGGAATCTGCCGGACGAGCAATCGCGAGCCGAGTAATCGCGCAATTCCAACCCAAACAAGTTAACATACTTTGCGGAAAAGGCAACAATGGCGGCGACGGCTTGGTGATCGCCCGCAATCTTGTGGCGCATGGTATTCGGACACGGGTGATTTTTGTCGGGAAGTTGGAAGAAGCCAGCGCCGAAGTCCGCCAGAACCTTTTGCTCCTTGCCGAAATCCAACAAAAAGACTCCGAAGCCCCTTTGCATTTCTGGTATTATCCGGGCATAGAACTCTTGTTTGGCCTCCCAAAACCAGATCTCTGGGTAGATGCCCTGCTCGGAACCGGGCTGAACTCGGAGGTACGTGAGCCATACGCCGAGGTTATCAAGTGGCTCAACCAACAGCAAGAACCTATCGTCTCGGTAGATGTGCCCAGTGGCTTAGATGCTACGACAGGCACCTCGAAGGGCATTGCCATCCGAGCAACCAAAACATTCACCATAGCCGCGTATAAAACGGGAATTTGGCTGGGAGACGGGCGCACTTATGCCGGAAAGGTAGAAGTGGTAGAAATGGGCATCCCAAACCACATCTTGCGCGAACAAGTCAACAACGAAGATAGTGCTTGGCTACCAACTGACCAATGGGTGTACCGTTTATTGCCGACCCGATCCCACTTGGATCATAAATACCGTATTGGGTATCTGATGACCTTGGCGGGGTCTCCCGAAATGACCGGAGCGGCCACACTCTGTACTTGGGCTGCCGAGCGGGTAGGTGCTGGTGGCGTCATTTGTGCAACTTCGGCGGCTTCTCAAGCCATTTTGGCCCGGAAATTTACGACCGCAATGACCTTGGCGCTTCCCGAAGCACAAGATGGCGGCTTGGATGCAGCAGGTTTAGACGTGGTGCAAAGCCGCTTAGAAAAAGCACGTGCCATGCTTGTAGGGCCGGGATTAGGGCGGACAGCCTCCACTAAACAATTTGTGCGGTATTGGCTCACCCAATATCAAGACCCGATGGTGATTGATGCCGATGCCCTCATCGCATTGGCCGAGAACCCAAACCTAATTACGAAACATGCACAAGGGAAGTGGGTATTAACGCCTCATTGGGGGGAGTTTAAAACCCTCATCGGCAAGCCCGATCTGGACGAAGCCGAGAGGTTTACACTTGTTCGGAAGTATGCCAAAGAATGGAACTGTGTGATCTTGCTAAAAGGTTTCCCCGGATTGGTGGCCGCACCAGATGGCCGTGTTTCGATTAACCCCACGGGTAATCCAGCGGCAGCCTCCGCAGGAACTGGCGATGTGTTGGCGGGCTGCGTGGCAGGTTTGTTGGCACAGGGACTTACGCCTTTCGAGGCCGCTGTATGTGGCTATTTCTTAGCAGGTAAAGCCTCAGACAGATACATCAAACGTAATGCAATGGCGGGCATGATTGCTTCCGATCTCTTAGAAGAGCTGCCTCGTGTTTTGTATGAACTTCAAACACCAAGTACTTGA